The following proteins are co-located in the Onychomys torridus chromosome 6, mOncTor1.1, whole genome shotgun sequence genome:
- the Etv3l gene encoding ETS translocation variant 3-like protein: MVSRREENDRPQPLMAGVFRIFSSGPTCLALHKQEQELSCPCQPNSSDTLGSVELWGFHFPVFTVVLRWMIALMAMIQENGAPHVTGVEKSGGAKGTMSHQLVHTPGPGTQGIQARHKALHPGAHSRATGTAATLRLAFPDWAFKAESSPGSRQIQLWHFILELLQKEEFRHVIAWQQGEYGEFVIKDPDEVARLWGRRKCKPQMNYDKLSRALRYYYNKRILYKTKGKRFTYKFNFSKLIIANCPPWKVWAPSTPHLLLGSAAMCQPALVPVAVQSEPLQSTLYTHWATEMQLAGERTCQEPLETSGEKGNSSFDGECFGSALGPGWQGPCCCLLNLQGDLPRFASFTHAPCLCCNWTHLSGPILPPFSSKQPLSGSSKPGPWLPGLPCTPGAWHFPGLPLLGRLRQDTGERLQFLRPEELVVNPDPGPKGHLGSSEGLSSETRGLKLGKGTPMSPDPENLRATWPLDPP; encoded by the exons ATGGTGAGCAGGAGGGAAGAGAATGACAGGCCTCAGCCACTCATGGCAG GTGTCTTCAGAATTTTCAGCTCTGGCCCTACCTGCCTGGCCCTTCACAAGCAG GAGCAGGAACTCTCCTGCCCCTGCCAGCCTAACAGCTCAGACACCTTGGGCAGTGTCGAGCTCTGGGGCTTCCATTTCCCCGTGTTCACTGTGGTGCTACGATGGATG ATAGCCCTGATGGCAATGATCCAGGAGAACGGAGCACCACATGTCACAGGCGTGGAGAAGTCTGGAGGGGCCAAGGGAACCATGTCCCACCAGTTGGTCCACACTCCAGGTCCTGGCACCCAAGGCATTCAGGCCCGACACAAGGCACTGCATCCAGGAGCACACAGCAGGGCCACGGGAACAGCTGCCACTTTGC gtcTGGCCTTCCCCGATTGGGCCTTCAAAGCCGAGTCGTCGCCAGGCTCCCGGCAGATCCAGCTGTGGCACTTCATCCTGGAactgctgcagaaggaagagtTCCGCCATGTCATCGCCTGGCAGCAGGGAGAGTATGGGGAGTTCGTCATCAAGGACCCAGATGAAGTGGCTCGCCTCTGGGGCCGCAGGAAGTGCAAGCCACAGATGAACTATGACAAGCTGAGCCGGGCCCTCAG GTATTACTACAATAAGAGGATCCTGTATAAGACCAAAGGCAAGAGGTTTACCTACAAGTTCAACTTCAGTAAGCTCATTATAGCCAACTGTCCTCCATGGAAAGTGTGGGCACCCTCTACCCCTCACCTGCTGTTGGGGTCCGCTGCCATGTGTCAGCCAGCCTTGGTGCCTGTGGCTGTGCAGAGTGAG CCCCTGCAGAGCACGCTGTACACCCACTGGGCCACAGAAATGCAGCTGGCTGGAGAAAGGACCTGCCAGGAGCCACTGGAAACCTCTGGAGAGAAGGGGAACAGTAGCTTCGATGGTGAGT gtttTGGCTCAGCCCTGGGCCCAGGCTGGCAAGGTCCTTGCTGCTGTCTCCTGAACCTCCAAGGTGACCTTCCCAGATTTGCTTCCTTTACACATGCACCCTGCCTCTGCTGTAACTGGACCCACCTCTCGGGGCCCATcttgcctcctttctcctccaagCAGCCACTTTCAGGCTCCTCCAAACCCGGGCCTTGGCTCCCAGGCCTGCCATGTACGCCAGGTGCCTGGCATTTTCCAGGACTCCCCCTTCTGGGCAGGCTGAGACAGGACACTGGTGAGAGGCTTCAGTTTCTCAGGCCTGAGGAATTGGTGGTAAATCCTGACCCAGGGCCAAAGGGGCACCTGGGTTCCAGTGAGGGACTCTCCTCAGAGACTCGGGGACTCAAACTTGGAAAAGGAACTCCCATGTCCCCCGATCCAGAGAACCTCAGAGCCACGTGGCCTTTGGATCCCCCTTAA